The genomic DNA TCCGGGTGATGCGGCCTCGCGGTGCCGGACCGCCCGGTCGAAGCCGGGATGCGGCGGCCTCGCACGGCTATGACCGGGCGGAAGTCAGCGGACCTTGCCGAAGAACTCGCGGATGTCGGCCGCGAGCGACTCGGGAACGTCCATGGCGAGAAAGTGGTGTCCTACGGGGTTGCTGTCGGGCCAGTGGATGACGGTGTTGTGGCGCTCGGCCAGGCGGCGGATCGCCGGCGGCCCGCAGTAGACACCGGTCGGTACCTCCGACTGCCCTTCCGGCCAGGCGAACTCGCTGCTTTCGTACATGAACCACGAGGAAGAGCCCGACGTCCCGGTCAGCCAGTACAGGGCCGCGTTCGTCAGGATCAGGTCCCGGTCGATGGCCTCATCGGGCAGGTAGGCCGTGCCGGCGAACTCCCACAACTTCTGCAGGTGCCACGCCAGCAGGGCCGTCGGGGAGTCGTGCCAGCCGTAGGAGAAGGTCTGCGGCGCGGCGCGCAGCAGACGGTGGTGGTCGACGCCGCCGCCCGCCCACTGCTGCATCTGCACGTACTGCTCATGCTCCTCGGGCGTCAACTCGGGAACGTCCTTCTCGGTGGGGAAGCCGAACCCGGCATTGATGTGAACCCCGGCGACGTGCTCGGGGTCGACCTTGGCGACCTCCGGTGCGACGTAGGCGCCGAGGTCTCCGCCCTGCGTGCCGTAGCGCGCGTAGCCGAGGCGGCGCATCAGCTCCGCCCACATCCGCGCCACGCGTGTGACGCTCCAGCCGGTCCCGCGCGGCGGCGCGGAGAACCCGAACCCGGGTATCGACGGTATGACGACGTGGAACGCCTGGGACGGGTCGCCGCCGTGGGAGCGGGGGTCGGTGAGGGGGCCGATGAGCTCGGTGAACTCCACGAACGAGTTCGGCCAGCCGTGGGCGAGGATGAGCGGCAGGGCGCCGGGCTCAGGAGAGCGCACGTGCAGGAAGTGCACGTGCTGACCGTCGATCTCGGTCACGAACTGCGGAAACCTGTTCAGCCGCGCCTCATGGGCACTCCAGTCGTACCCGCTGCGCCAATACTCGGCCAGGTCCTTGAGATAGCCGACCGGCACACCGCGGCTCCATCCCTCGCCGGGCAGTTGCCGGGGCCAGCGGGTACGGGCCAGCCGGTCGTCCAGGTCGTCCAGGTCGGCCTGGGGGACGTCGATGCGGAAGGGGCGGATCTCGGTGCTCATGGTTCTCCTTGGTGGCTGCGCCCGCCGGGCGGGCGGTGTCACGCCACGTCATCTCCGGACGGTCCCGGTGGTGCGTTGCGGTGACGGATCGACACTAGGGAGCATGTAGGTCAGATCCTGTCCCATATGACCGCGATGATGGGTTTCATGAGCGACACCCCGGCACGGCTGCTCCACCTGCTGTCCCTGCTGCAGACCCCGCGTGAATGGCCCGGCAGTGAGCTGGCCGATCGTTTGCGGGTGAGCCCCCGGACGATCCGCCGCGATATCGACCGCCTGCGCGAGCTGGGGTATCCGGTGCAGGCGTCGATGGGGGCGGTGGGCGGCTACCGGCTCGCCGCGGGCGCGGCGATGCCGCCGCTGTTGCTGGACGACGAGGAGGCGGTGGCCGTCGCGGTCGGCCTGCGCACCGCGGCCGGGCAGCCGGTGAACGGCATCGAGGAGGCGTCGGTGCGGGCCCTGGCCAAGCTGGAGCAGGTGCTGCCGTCCCGGCTGCGCCATCGGGTCGGCGCGCTCGGCACCGCCATGGTCTCGATGCCGGGCGGGAGCGGGCCGGGCGTCGACCCGCGGATCCTGACGGTGCTCGCCGGGGCCGTCGCCAACCGCGAACGCCTGCGGTTCGCCTACCAGGCGGGCGACGGGAACCAGAGCAGGCGTCTGGTCGAGCCGTACCGTCTGGTGGCGGCCTCGCGCCGCTGGTACCTGCTGGCCTACGACAACGACCGGGAGGACTGGAGGATCTTCCGCGTCGACCGGATCGACGATCCGCGACCGACCGGCGTACGGGTCGCGGCCCGCGAACTGCCCGAGCAGGACGCGGTCGCCTTCGTCACCCGCAGGATGTACTCGATGGCACCCACCTACGAGGTGGTGGCGACCGTGCACCTTCCCGCCCGCCAGGTGGCGCACCGGCTCGGCGTCGCCCCGGGCGACGTGCAGCCGCTCGACGAGCGCAGTTGCCGCCTGCACGAGTATTCCGACACCCTGGAGTGGCTGGCCTCGCGGCTGCTCATGCTCGGTTGCGAGTTCGAGGTGCACGAGCCGCCGGAGCTGCTGGCGTATCTCCGCGCGCTGGGCGCCCGCGCCACCCGCGCCGCCGGAGAGCCCGGAGGAACGCGACCTCAGCCAGGTCGCCCCTGACCGGACGGTGCCCCTGCCTCTCCCCCGACCTCGTCGCCGGCCCACTCGGCCCACTCGCGCTGCATCCGGCTGAACCGCAGCCCCCACTCCAGGGCGAGCCGGCCGTAGACGGAGAGATCGTCCTCGCCCTGGCCGACGACTCCCTTCAGTGCCGTCAGCTCCTCCTGCTGGCTCCGCGCCGCCTCCGCCTGCTGCCGTAGATAGTCGCGTGCCTGATCGGAACGGACCTGCCCCAGGAAGAAAACGCGCAGCAGCATCTCGCTGCGCCTGGCGCGGACCGGCTCGACCTCCGTCAGCCAGTGGCGGAGCTCGGCCAGCCCCGGCTCGGCGATGCTGTACTCCTTGCGGCCGCGCGGTCCTTCGGCGGCGGCCTTCACCAGCCCGGCGTCGGCGAGGCGCGACAACTCGGAATAGACCTGGCTCTGCGTGGCGGGCCAGACGTTGGCCAGGGAGATTTCGAAGATCTTCAGCAGGTCGTAGCCGCTCGCGGGTCCCTGGGCGAGCAGGCCCAGCAGTGCGTGTCGGAGGCTCATGACGGCATCCTACATTCCAACGTTGACATGTCGATAGTGGAAGCTCTACATTCGTCATGTCTGAGTAGGAATGTTGAAAAGAGCTGCAATGATCCGCAATCTCCTCGGGTTTCTCCCGTGGATCGTCTATGCCGTCGTCGCCACGGGGGACGAATGGCGCTATGGCGCGCTGGCCGGGCTGGCGATCGCCGCCGTGGTGATCGTCGCCGACCGCCGGGCCGGCAAGAAATGGGACGAGATGGTGATCGAGTCCAGCGCGGTGGTGTTCTTCGTCGTGACCGCCCTGATCTCTTTCGCGGCTCCGGACTCCCCTCTCACGCCGTACGGCCCGGCCCTCGTCAACGCCTGGCTCGCGCTCACCGCCTGGGGATCACTGGCCGTCCGCAGACCCTTCACCCTTGGCATCGCCCGCAGCATGGCGCCACCGGAGGTCTGGCAGACGCCATTGTTCTACCGGGTCAACGCCGTCATCACCTCAGTGTGGGGTGCGGCCTTCACCGTCGCCGCCCTCTCCCTGGCGCTGCTGCTGCACGGTGCCCCGCATGCCACCGCCGCCGTCATCGCCATCAAGGTACTCACCTTTGCGGCGCCCGCCGTCTTCACCGCCCGCTACCCCCGGACCGTCGCTGCCCGCCGTGCCGTCTGATCTTCAAGCCGTCTGCTGGGGCTTTCGCCGCGATCCGGTCTCGCATCGGCCGCAGCGCCGGCCCGGCTGGCTTCCACGGCTCCTGGTTCCCCGACCGCTGAGCCGTGGTCCCCGCTCCGCGATCGGAGCGGCCGGCTTCCCGGGCACCGTCGCGATCCGCCGGCTGCCGGCGTTTCATGGGCGGCCTCCAGGCGGAGCCGCCCGGAGATCCTCCACGCCGACCTTGGAGATGAGCCACGGACGCAGGATCGGCACGACGTGAGCGGCCTGCATGGCCCCTGTGTGGTCGAGCCCGTCCAGAACGCGCACGTCCCAGCCGAGGGTTTCGAGCTCGGCGCGTCGGCTCGTGATCGCTCCCGCCATGCTCACACGTACGTCGCCCCAGCGCTCGCCGTACTCTATTTCGTCCGCCGAACCCACGAAACACAGGCGCGGGCAGCTGATCCGCGTCTGGGCGGATCGGTCGTCGAACCCCTGCAACGCTTGGTACAGCGTGACGAACTGCTGGGTCTGGGCTCGTGTCATCGACACCTCCACCGACGACCAGTCGCCGGGCTCGTTCGGTGTCTTCGGGGTCGTGGGGGCGCTCTCGGCGGCGACCGACATCTCATGGGTCGCCATGGTCACGCGCAGCATCTCCCCGTACGGCCCGCCGACCGGCGGGAAGCCGCCCATCACGAGCGCCGAGAGACGGCCGGTCCGGATCGCGAGCTGAAGCCCGCTCAGCGCGAGCCAGGAGTATCCGTAGTAGGCGAACCGGTCGGCCCCCACGGCGTCGGCCACGGCGAGCAGGTCGCCGGTGACGTTGTCGGGCGTCAGCGTGTCCGGTTTGGGGGTGCCCAGGACGTGGCCCTCATAGTCGAAGGCGACCACCTGGAACACGTCGCTGAGGCCTTCGATGAGGGAGTGTCCCAGGGCCGGATCGGCACCCCACTTCCGCATCTCGTCAGCCTGGGGTCCTTCGACCGGACGTGGATTGACCGGGAGCAGCAGAGTGGGGCCGGCACCGCGGACCTCCACGTCGATCGTGGCTCCGTCATGCAGTTTCGCTTCGGGCATCGAATCCGTCTCCAGCGTTTCACCATTGGCAGCGAACAACTCTTTAGGCTGTAAACCAACAGCCTGGGACAAAGATAGCTTATGTCGTAAAGAGTTGAGCCGAGAGGACTCTCCGCCGCCTGAAGCGCGTCACCCCGGCCCCGGTCCCCCGGCCCTGCTCACGGCCGCCTCGATCCCGTCAAGCAGGACGGTGAGCCCGACCCTGAAAGTCTCCTTCGCCTCTCGCTCCAGATAGGGCACCCCCTCCTCCTCTTCCTCCTCGTCCGCGAGCCGGGACGCCCCCTCGTTCTCCAGCCAGGTCACCATCGGGAACCGCTCGGCGAAGTCGGGGGCGACCTCCTTCAGCAGAGCCGAACGGGCGTGCCACCACTCCTCATCGGACACCCCTGTCGCCGCCGGGGCCTGCCGGGTCTCCGCGACCGTCTGCGCCGCCCCCCGCACGAAGTGGAACAGTGTCCCGACGACGCGCCGCAGCACGCCGGCCTCCAGCCCGGTCGCGCGCAGGACGGTCAGCACCGTCTCGAGCATGACGTACTCGTTGGGGCCCAGCGCCGGCCGGGCCTGCGACACCTGCAGCACCCACGGGTGCCGCAGGTAGAACGCCCAGGCATCCCAGGCCCAGGACGTCACGGCCGCCCGCCACCCCGCGGCCGGCTCGTAGCCGGTGGGCAGCTCGGCGTGGGCGCGGTCGTACATCAGGTCGACCAGTTCGCCCTTGCTGGGCACGTAGGTGTACAGGGCCATGCCCGTACGGCCGAGCCGTTCGCCCACCGCGCGCATGGACAGCGCCGCCATCCCCTGCTCATCGGCGACGGCGATCGCCGCGTCCACGATCACGTCCACACTCAGCCCGGGCCGGGGCCCCGGAGCGCTGCGCGTCGCCTCCCGCCCCGGGGTGCGCCACAGCAGGGCCATCGAACGGCGCACGTCACCCTGTCCGGCGAATACGGCCAACACAGAACCCCTTATGCTATAAACTAATAATGGATAAGCAGCTGTTTATGGCTTAAGAATATCAGTGGGGCTTATCGGGTTCCGGTCTGCGGAGCACGGGCCGTGCCTTCCGCCGTCGGACCGCAAAAAGAACCAGGGGCTCGCGTGCGACCCTCGTCAGCTCTCCGGCTGCGGTTCCCGGGGGCCGCGGTAGGGCAGCGTCTGGCTGTAGACCAGGTTGGTGGTGGTGCTGCCGAACTGGGCCAGCTCGTTGATGAGCCGCTCGAGGTGGGCCATGGAGGTCGCGGCCAC from Streptosporangium sp. NBC_01756 includes the following:
- a CDS encoding epoxide hydrolase family protein, translating into MSTEIRPFRIDVPQADLDDLDDRLARTRWPRQLPGEGWSRGVPVGYLKDLAEYWRSGYDWSAHEARLNRFPQFVTEIDGQHVHFLHVRSPEPGALPLILAHGWPNSFVEFTELIGPLTDPRSHGGDPSQAFHVVIPSIPGFGFSAPPRGTGWSVTRVARMWAELMRRLGYARYGTQGGDLGAYVAPEVAKVDPEHVAGVHINAGFGFPTEKDVPELTPEEHEQYVQMQQWAGGGVDHHRLLRAAPQTFSYGWHDSPTALLAWHLQKLWEFAGTAYLPDEAIDRDLILTNAALYWLTGTSGSSSWFMYESSEFAWPEGQSEVPTGVYCGPPAIRRLAERHNTVIHWPDSNPVGHHFLAMDVPESLAADIREFFGKVR
- a CDS encoding helix-turn-helix transcriptional regulator; protein product: MSDTPARLLHLLSLLQTPREWPGSELADRLRVSPRTIRRDIDRLRELGYPVQASMGAVGGYRLAAGAAMPPLLLDDEEAVAVAVGLRTAAGQPVNGIEEASVRALAKLEQVLPSRLRHRVGALGTAMVSMPGGSGPGVDPRILTVLAGAVANRERLRFAYQAGDGNQSRRLVEPYRLVAASRRWYLLAYDNDREDWRIFRVDRIDDPRPTGVRVAARELPEQDAVAFVTRRMYSMAPTYEVVATVHLPARQVAHRLGVAPGDVQPLDERSCRLHEYSDTLEWLASRLLMLGCEFEVHEPPELLAYLRALGARATRAAGEPGGTRPQPGRP
- a CDS encoding PadR family transcriptional regulator, with product MSLRHALLGLLAQGPASGYDLLKIFEISLANVWPATQSQVYSELSRLADAGLVKAAAEGPRGRKEYSIAEPGLAELRHWLTEVEPVRARRSEMLLRVFFLGQVRSDQARDYLRQQAEAARSQQEELTALKGVVGQGEDDLSVYGRLALEWGLRFSRMQREWAEWAGDEVGGEAGAPSGQGRPG
- a CDS encoding alpha/beta fold hydrolase, whose protein sequence is MPEAKLHDGATIDVEVRGAGPTLLLPVNPRPVEGPQADEMRKWGADPALGHSLIEGLSDVFQVVAFDYEGHVLGTPKPDTLTPDNVTGDLLAVADAVGADRFAYYGYSWLALSGLQLAIRTGRLSALVMGGFPPVGGPYGEMLRVTMATHEMSVAAESAPTTPKTPNEPGDWSSVEVSMTRAQTQQFVTLYQALQGFDDRSAQTRISCPRLCFVGSADEIEYGERWGDVRVSMAGAITSRRAELETLGWDVRVLDGLDHTGAMQAAHVVPILRPWLISKVGVEDLRAAPPGGRP
- a CDS encoding TetR/AcrR family transcriptional regulator; amino-acid sequence: MAVFAGQGDVRRSMALLWRTPGREATRSAPGPRPGLSVDVIVDAAIAVADEQGMAALSMRAVGERLGRTGMALYTYVPSKGELVDLMYDRAHAELPTGYEPAAGWRAAVTSWAWDAWAFYLRHPWVLQVSQARPALGPNEYVMLETVLTVLRATGLEAGVLRRVVGTLFHFVRGAAQTVAETRQAPAATGVSDEEWWHARSALLKEVAPDFAERFPMVTWLENEGASRLADEEEEEEGVPYLEREAKETFRVGLTVLLDGIEAAVSRAGGPGPG